Proteins from one Deinococcus actinosclerus genomic window:
- a CDS encoding cytochrome P450 produces MSAPTSSLPSFSLPVADAAFVRDPYPLLSRLRAEQPVFFDPGMNRVVLTRHADISAVLRDRRFGRSALHRFSRDELGWPLPDPRQANFDAFNSNHLLDSEPPKHTRLRSLVGLAFTPRRVEALTERIEAILEAQLRDLGRAGPFDLVEGYAEPLPVTVIAELLGVPQQRRDRLRPWSAAIVKLYEPAPTPADQDEAERAVLDFSALLRELVAQRRAAPQDDLITALVQAEENGDRLTEQELIDTCILLLNAGHEASVNGLTAGVLALQRDRRHWEALVAQAHAPDSLPVFRRAIEELLRFDTPLPMFERIVLEPLTLRGAELRPGDRVSLLYASGNRDPERFEAPDELRLDRDPNPHLTFGLGIHYCLGAPLARLELALSLRALCRALPDLRLVNPQEPGQYTGGFVIRGLARLDVQAG; encoded by the coding sequence GTGAGCGCGCCCACGTCTTCCCTGCCGTCATTCAGCCTGCCGGTCGCGGACGCGGCGTTCGTGCGCGACCCGTACCCGCTGCTCTCGCGGCTGCGCGCCGAGCAGCCGGTGTTTTTCGATCCGGGCATGAACCGCGTGGTGCTGACCCGGCACGCCGACATCAGCGCCGTCCTGCGCGACCGGCGCTTCGGGCGCAGCGCCCTGCACCGCTTTTCACGCGACGAGCTGGGCTGGCCGCTGCCGGACCCCCGGCAGGCGAACTTCGACGCGTTCAACAGCAATCACCTGCTCGACAGCGAACCGCCGAAGCACACGCGCCTGCGCTCGCTGGTGGGGCTGGCGTTCACGCCCCGGCGCGTGGAGGCCCTGACGGAGCGGATCGAGGCGATCCTGGAGGCGCAGCTGCGCGACCTGGGCCGCGCCGGGCCGTTCGATCTGGTGGAGGGCTACGCCGAGCCGCTGCCCGTGACGGTCATCGCCGAGCTGCTGGGCGTGCCGCAGCAGCGCCGCGACCGGCTGCGCCCCTGGTCGGCCGCCATCGTGAAGCTGTACGAACCGGCGCCCACCCCCGCCGACCAGGACGAGGCGGAGCGGGCGGTGCTGGACTTCAGCGCGCTGCTGCGTGAACTCGTCGCGCAGCGCCGGGCCGCGCCGCAGGACGACCTGATCACGGCGCTCGTGCAGGCCGAGGAGAACGGCGACCGCCTGACCGAGCAGGAACTCATCGACACCTGCATCCTGCTGCTCAACGCGGGGCACGAGGCCAGCGTGAACGGCCTGACGGCGGGCGTGCTGGCCCTGCAACGCGACCGGCGGCACTGGGAGGCGCTGGTCGCGCAGGCCCACGCGCCAGACAGCCTGCCGGTGTTCCGCCGCGCCATTGAGGAGCTGCTGCGCTTCGACACGCCGCTGCCGATGTTCGAGCGGATCGTCCTGGAACCGCTGACGCTGCGCGGCGCGGAGCTCAGACCCGGCGACCGCGTGAGCCTGCTGTACGCCAGCGGGAACCGCGACCCGGAGCGGTTCGAGGCGCCGGACGAGCTGCGGCTGGACCGCGACCCGAACCCGCACCTGACGTTCGGGCTGGGCATCCACTACTGCCTGGGCGCGCCGCTGGCCCGGCTGGAACTCGCGCTGAGCCTGCGCGCACTGTGCCGCGCCCTGCCGGACCTGCGCCTCGTGAATCCGCAGGAGCCGGGGCAGTACACCGGGGGCTTCGTGATCCGGGGGCTGGCGCGGCTGGACGTGCAGGCCGGGTGA
- a CDS encoding phosphotransferase enzyme family protein produces the protein MTAPTPAAVAAHWPVGEIRAVTPLGGGSINAAFRVQAAAGTFHLRVYRDPQRGRAEREHRAVRLARACGLPTPDLSVTREGGTLARLGNHWAALFEVAPGAPVPRSALNPEHAAGLGALLAELHIRLPGAAPFAVPALAPPADVATTLARLRAVETAILALPHPDATDGWALARTRQRLAHLRRAPLPDAPCPPARRFVHGDYHDGNVFFRGGAPVSIIDWEQPRLAPRAWEVARCLHLSLRLDPALGAAFLRAYRERLPLPAEELRLGAALYATLQERTVYVYESVYLRGNPGPRAFIRPPPYVPFPQAWAASGLR, from the coding sequence GTGACCGCCCCGACCCCGGCGGCCGTCGCGGCCCACTGGCCGGTCGGGGAGATCCGGGCGGTGACCCCGCTGGGCGGCGGGAGCATCAACGCCGCCTTCCGCGTGCAGGCGGCAGCGGGCACGTTCCACCTGCGCGTGTACCGTGACCCGCAGCGCGGACGGGCCGAACGTGAACACCGGGCAGTGCGGCTGGCCCGCGCGTGCGGACTGCCCACCCCGGACCTCTCGGTCACGCGGGAGGGCGGCACGCTGGCCCGGCTGGGGAACCACTGGGCAGCGCTGTTCGAGGTGGCCCCCGGTGCGCCCGTCCCGCGCAGCGCCCTGAACCCGGAGCACGCGGCGGGGCTGGGCGCGCTGCTGGCGGAGCTGCACATCCGCCTGCCCGGGGCCGCGCCGTTCGCCGTGCCTGCGCTCGCCCCGCCCGCGGACGTGGCGACCACCCTGGCGCGCCTGCGGGCGGTCGAGACGGCGATCCTGGCCCTCCCCCACCCGGACGCCACGGACGGCTGGGCGCTGGCACGCACCCGGCAGCGGCTGGCTCACCTGCGGCGCGCTCCCCTGCCGGATGCGCCGTGCCCCCCGGCGCGCCGTTTCGTGCACGGCGACTATCACGACGGGAACGTGTTCTTCCGCGGCGGCGCGCCGGTCTCGATCATCGACTGGGAGCAGCCGCGCCTCGCACCGCGTGCGTGGGAGGTGGCGCGCTGCCTGCATCTCAGCCTGCGGCTCGATCCGGCGCTGGGCGCGGCGTTCCTGCGCGCCTACCGCGAGCGCCTCCCCCTCCCGGCCGAGGAACTGCGGCTGGGCGCGGCGCTGTACGCCACCCTGCAGGAGCGCACCGTGTATGTGTACGAGAGCGTGTACCTGCGCGGCAATCCCGGACCACGGGCGTTCATCCGCCCGCCGCCGTACGTGCCGTTCCCGCAGGCGTGGGCGGCGTCGGGGCTGCGGTGA
- a CDS encoding helix-turn-helix domain-containing protein: MPKLLKVSEVADFTGTHERTVRRWIRDGRLSAVEHPSGLRVPRRSLWRFLGLDLALSA, translated from the coding sequence ATGCCCAAACTCCTGAAAGTCAGCGAAGTGGCCGACTTCACCGGCACCCACGAACGCACCGTGCGCCGCTGGATCCGCGACGGCCGCCTGAGCGCCGTGGAACACCCCAGTGGACTGCGTGTGCCCCGCCGCTCGCTGTGGCGCTTCCTGGGTCTCGATCTGGCCCTCAGCGCCTGA
- a CDS encoding DUF554 domain-containing protein has translation MSVLSQLSGTLVNVVTVVLGTAVGLAVGGRLPERTQRTLLQTLSLVTLFIGLDMAGSLNHVSGGAVPGVILALVSLALGAVIGEALGIEESLERLGETLKRRFRGGGRFTEGFVAASLLFCIGPMTVIGGLQNGLTGDSATYVLKATLDGIAALALAGAYGIGVGFSALTVLIVQGGISLLAGTFAAGLLGGADPQILKTNPYVLLITGAGGLTIIGISWNLMLAGLGFEDRRVRVGSLLPALLLAPLALWLATRLSGGA, from the coding sequence ATGAGCGTCCTGTCGCAGCTGTCCGGCACCCTGGTCAACGTTGTCACGGTTGTGCTGGGCACCGCCGTGGGCCTCGCGGTGGGCGGCCGGCTGCCCGAGCGGACGCAGCGCACCCTCCTCCAGACCCTCAGTCTGGTGACGCTGTTCATCGGTCTGGACATGGCGGGCAGCCTGAACCACGTCTCGGGCGGCGCCGTGCCGGGCGTGATCCTGGCGCTGGTTAGTCTGGCGCTGGGCGCCGTGATCGGTGAGGCGCTGGGCATCGAGGAGAGCCTGGAACGCCTGGGCGAGACCCTGAAACGCCGCTTCCGGGGTGGGGGCCGCTTCACGGAAGGCTTCGTGGCGGCCAGCCTGCTGTTCTGCATCGGTCCGATGACCGTGATCGGCGGGCTCCAGAACGGCCTGACCGGGGACAGCGCCACGTACGTCCTGAAAGCCACGCTCGACGGCATCGCCGCGCTGGCGCTGGCCGGCGCCTACGGCATCGGGGTGGGCTTCAGCGCCCTGACCGTGCTGATCGTGCAGGGCGGCATCAGCCTGCTGGCAGGCACCTTCGCCGCCGGGCTGCTGGGCGGCGCCGACCCGCAGATTCTCAAAACCAACCCGTACGTGCTGCTCATCACCGGGGCGGGCGGCCTGACCATCATCGGGATCAGCTGGAACCTCATGCTGGCCGGGCTGGGCTTCGAGGACCGCCGCGTGCGGGTGGGCAGCCTGCTGCCCGCGCTGCTGCTGGCGCCGCTGGCCCTGTGGCTCGCCACTCGCCTGAGCGGAGGCGCCTGA
- a CDS encoding DUF4384 domain-containing protein, whose amino-acid sequence MLKRTLILSTLLLGAASASPAKITAQSIIVNPVETKLNVEVWVNKDASGKANPTYRKGEAIQVAVKTNQDAYVYLFNINANGVVDMFFPNNFEESNFVRGGVTRVFPQQGAKYGLNVGGPNGQDRLLAIASSKELDLRDIATFAQNQSFAQVKVKGQANLARALSIVVNPLPADGWTTDVVTFKVGGQPVSTPVNPLPGTATGTVTITPGQGTQPAPQPAQPQPTQPAPAQPAPTTPAPQPTTTIQPGEKQSGERDQAMVDAYARLKGTESLGQATTYAVPWGDGLWQKFKGVGAYGDAVLLHANGSSRAYAVHGMLLERYLALAKAENGATRPPSRLGWAAGDEKVIPQNSLGTSGLYGFFQNGALYGTEKYGTFWLSGNVLKTYQGLGGSGSFLGFPTRDQYTISGAWAADFEGGTIRTVNGVTKVYRK is encoded by the coding sequence ATGCTGAAACGAACCCTGATCCTGAGTACGCTGCTCCTGGGCGCCGCGAGCGCCAGCCCCGCCAAGATCACCGCGCAGAGCATCATCGTGAACCCGGTGGAGACGAAACTGAACGTGGAAGTCTGGGTGAACAAGGACGCCAGCGGCAAGGCCAACCCCACCTACCGCAAGGGCGAGGCCATCCAGGTGGCCGTGAAGACCAACCAGGACGCCTACGTGTACCTGTTCAACATCAACGCCAACGGCGTCGTGGACATGTTCTTCCCCAACAACTTCGAGGAGAGCAACTTCGTCAGGGGCGGCGTCACGCGCGTCTTCCCGCAGCAGGGCGCCAAGTACGGCCTGAACGTGGGCGGCCCGAACGGTCAGGACCGCCTGCTGGCGATCGCGAGCAGCAAGGAACTCGACCTGCGTGACATCGCTACCTTCGCGCAGAACCAGTCCTTCGCCCAGGTGAAGGTCAAGGGGCAGGCGAACCTCGCCAGGGCCCTGAGTATCGTCGTCAATCCCCTCCCGGCCGACGGCTGGACGACCGACGTCGTGACCTTCAAGGTGGGCGGCCAGCCGGTCAGCACCCCGGTCAACCCACTGCCCGGCACGGCGACCGGCACCGTGACCATCACGCCCGGCCAGGGCACGCAGCCCGCGCCGCAGCCGGCCCAGCCGCAGCCCACCCAGCCGGCACCCGCGCAGCCCGCCCCCACGACGCCCGCACCGCAGCCCACCACGACCATCCAGCCCGGCGAGAAGCAGAGCGGTGAGCGCGATCAGGCCATGGTGGACGCCTACGCGCGCCTGAAGGGCACCGAGAGCCTGGGGCAGGCGACCACCTACGCGGTGCCCTGGGGCGACGGCCTGTGGCAGAAGTTCAAAGGCGTCGGTGCCTACGGGGACGCCGTGCTCCTGCATGCCAACGGCAGCAGCCGCGCCTACGCCGTCCACGGCATGCTGCTGGAACGCTACCTGGCACTCGCCAAGGCCGAGAACGGCGCCACTCGGCCCCCCAGCCGCCTGGGCTGGGCCGCCGGTGACGAGAAGGTCATCCCGCAGAACAGCCTGGGCACCAGCGGCCTGTACGGCTTCTTCCAGAACGGCGCGCTGTACGGCACCGAGAAGTACGGCACCTTCTGGCTCAGCGGGAACGTCCTGAAGACCTACCAGGGTCTGGGCGGCAGCGGCTCGTTCCTGGGTTTCCCCACCCGTGACCAGTACACGATCAGCGGCGCCTGGGCCGCCGACTTCGAGGGTGGCACCATCCGCACCGTGAACGGCGTGACGAAGGTCTACCGCAAGTAA
- the nspC gene encoding carboxynorspermidine decarboxylase, protein MTVFPSDLKLSAVTPVNAVDWAAIPSPAFVLDESRLRRNLELISYVQRESGAQIIVAFKGFSMWSAFPTLREYGITGATASSLNEAILAREEMGGEVHVYAPAYSDEDFPRILELADHLVFNSFSQWARFRPQVEAARAAGRTVHVGIRVNPEYAEVETDLYNPAGPFSRLGVTRREFRMDLMDGVDGLHFHTLCEKDSDTLERTLEVLERNFGDVLSQVKWVNFGGGHLMTREGYDIPRLIRVVRAFRERWGVHVILEPGSAFGWQTGWLVSSVLDVVHNVKDALLLDISVSAHMPDVLEMPYRPRILGAGDPPELDHHRETTEGAGGHPYIIGGTTCLAGDVVGEYVFDRALEIGDRVVFDDMIHYTMVKTTFFNGVKHPDIGILHLDGSYERVKTFGYEEFRAKLS, encoded by the coding sequence GTGACTGTTTTTCCCTCTGATCTCAAGTTAAGTGCCGTGACGCCCGTGAACGCGGTGGACTGGGCGGCGATCCCCAGCCCGGCGTTCGTGCTGGACGAGTCGCGGCTGCGCCGGAACCTGGAGTTGATCTCGTACGTGCAGCGCGAGAGTGGCGCGCAGATCATCGTGGCCTTCAAGGGCTTCTCGATGTGGTCGGCGTTCCCGACGCTGCGTGAGTACGGGATCACCGGGGCGACGGCCAGCAGCCTGAACGAGGCGATCCTGGCCAGAGAGGAGATGGGGGGCGAGGTGCACGTGTACGCGCCGGCGTACAGCGATGAGGATTTCCCGCGCATTCTTGAGCTGGCGGATCATCTGGTGTTCAACTCGTTCTCGCAGTGGGCGCGCTTCAGGCCGCAGGTGGAGGCGGCGCGCGCGGCGGGCCGGACGGTGCACGTGGGCATCCGCGTGAACCCGGAGTACGCCGAGGTGGAGACGGACCTGTACAACCCGGCGGGGCCGTTCTCGCGGCTGGGCGTGACCCGCCGCGAGTTCCGCATGGACCTGATGGACGGCGTGGACGGCCTGCACTTCCACACGCTGTGCGAGAAGGACAGTGACACGCTGGAGCGCACGCTGGAGGTGCTGGAACGCAACTTCGGGGACGTGCTCTCGCAGGTGAAGTGGGTGAACTTCGGCGGGGGGCACCTGATGACCCGCGAAGGGTATGACATTCCGCGCCTGATCCGCGTGGTGCGGGCCTTCCGTGAGCGGTGGGGCGTGCACGTGATCCTGGAGCCCGGCAGCGCGTTCGGCTGGCAGACCGGCTGGCTGGTGAGCAGCGTGCTGGACGTGGTGCACAACGTCAAGGACGCCCTGCTGCTGGACATCAGCGTGTCGGCGCACATGCCGGACGTGCTGGAGATGCCCTACCGGCCCCGCATCCTGGGGGCAGGCGACCCGCCCGAGCTGGATCACCACCGCGAGACGACCGAGGGCGCGGGCGGCCATCCGTATATCATCGGCGGGACGACCTGCCTCGCGGGGGACGTGGTCGGGGAGTACGTGTTCGACCGGGCGCTGGAGATCGGGGACCGCGTGGTGTTCGACGACATGATCCACTACACGATGGTGAAGACGACGTTCTTCAACGGCGTGAAGCACCCGGACATCGGCATTCTGCACCTGGACGGCTCGTACGAGCGGGTGAAGACCTTCGGCTACGAGGAGTTCAGGGCCAAGCTCAGCTGA
- a CDS encoding sel1 repeat family protein, giving the protein MNGPSLLNLLRTGDIEPLHAHLTNLQAQFEAGQISEGDLLRAFGAFQTSDLTLAEGFQKWTETHPGTYAPHVALAGWFLGRGWEARGGHTSNRVSDQGWRSLDHFLTQTDGCARHAVTLTDNPLAAWNVIGLASNTRGCQLSLRDVQTQQYPDWFTRAVQDNPGTLALRRVMLLHLRTEWGGSEEHMLTFVRQQQDAGLLGQTDMQRLWAAFHSRVAHHAQHFSQDHALAVERARIAAELDPLQSEQLLIALTGADASPSERLDALRRYLSAAQQENSVPSGNFGWAVLKAGDWIKPELPRITALLASAAQDGDADSAVLLGHMQLVHPAWGTQSARAVLEIARDQGHTAAAETLAYLSEHTSAPVEQRRVDVLKAADLLSGEMSWHVYQQFPEFQRQFNLEPRQRFKYLHRAADGGENDARFELARQLRAGNVELGEDGVLRPVDTQPIQASLEYARHLLERAAMTDHGPSRKALKSAQEKDWQEVTARRLKLKAVRARRLTPKDETDSRPFRVPWFLIAALIFGVFRACSHMNDSSTAALFDPRQRIEQREISAEHQRLIERVAAGELQPVFEKDGIHFEPVTPKSP; this is encoded by the coding sequence ATGAACGGCCCAAGCCTCCTGAACCTCCTCCGCACCGGCGACATCGAACCCCTGCACGCCCACCTCACCAACCTGCAGGCGCAGTTCGAGGCCGGGCAGATCAGTGAAGGCGACCTGCTAAGGGCCTTCGGTGCCTTCCAGACCTCCGACCTGACCCTGGCAGAAGGCTTCCAGAAGTGGACCGAGACTCATCCCGGCACGTATGCCCCGCACGTCGCCCTGGCGGGCTGGTTCCTGGGACGGGGCTGGGAAGCGCGCGGCGGTCACACGTCCAACCGCGTCAGTGACCAGGGCTGGCGCTCCCTGGATCACTTCCTGACCCAGACGGACGGGTGCGCCCGCCACGCCGTTACCCTCACCGACAATCCCCTGGCCGCCTGGAACGTCATCGGACTGGCCAGCAACACGCGCGGCTGCCAGCTGAGCCTGCGCGACGTGCAGACGCAGCAGTACCCCGACTGGTTCACGCGCGCTGTTCAGGACAACCCGGGCACCCTCGCCCTGCGCCGCGTCATGCTGCTGCACCTGCGCACCGAGTGGGGCGGCAGTGAGGAACACATGCTCACCTTCGTGCGCCAGCAGCAGGACGCCGGACTGCTGGGTCAGACCGACATGCAGCGCCTCTGGGCCGCATTCCACAGTCGCGTGGCGCACCACGCGCAGCATTTTTCGCAGGATCACGCACTGGCCGTGGAACGCGCGCGCATCGCCGCTGAACTCGACCCGCTCCAGTCCGAGCAGCTCCTGATCGCCCTGACCGGAGCGGACGCCAGTCCATCCGAGCGTCTGGACGCCCTGCGCCGTTACCTTTCCGCCGCGCAGCAGGAGAACAGCGTGCCGTCTGGAAATTTTGGCTGGGCTGTGCTCAAGGCTGGAGACTGGATCAAGCCCGAGCTGCCACGCATCACCGCCCTGCTGGCCAGCGCAGCGCAGGACGGAGACGCCGATTCGGCCGTCCTGCTCGGGCACATGCAGTTGGTCCATCCCGCCTGGGGGACGCAGAGTGCCCGCGCCGTTCTGGAAATCGCCCGTGACCAGGGCCATACGGCAGCGGCTGAAACCCTCGCCTACCTCAGCGAGCACACCTCCGCGCCAGTCGAGCAGCGGCGAGTAGACGTCCTCAAGGCGGCCGACCTGCTCAGCGGAGAAATGAGCTGGCACGTGTACCAGCAGTTCCCGGAATTCCAGCGGCAGTTCAATCTGGAACCACGGCAACGCTTCAAGTACCTGCACCGCGCCGCCGACGGTGGTGAAAACGACGCCCGTTTCGAACTGGCCCGGCAGCTGCGGGCCGGGAATGTCGAACTGGGCGAGGACGGCGTGCTGCGCCCCGTGGACACTCAGCCCATCCAGGCCAGCCTGGAGTACGCACGGCATCTGCTGGAGCGTGCGGCCATGACCGATCATGGACCCTCACGCAAGGCGCTGAAGTCCGCGCAGGAGAAAGACTGGCAGGAAGTCACGGCGAGACGCCTGAAATTGAAAGCGGTGCGCGCCAGACGATTGACCCCGAAGGACGAGACGGACTCCCGACCCTTCCGGGTGCCGTGGTTCCTGATCGCGGCACTGATCTTCGGGGTGTTCCGTGCGTGCAGTCACATGAACGATTCGTCCACCGCAGCCTTGTTTGATCCGAGGCAACGGATTGAGCAGCGCGAGATCAGCGCAGAGCACCAGCGGTTGATCGAGCGCGTGGCGGCCGGCGAACTCCAGCCCGTCTTCGAGAAGGACGGCATCCACTTCGAGCCGGTGACTCCCAAGTCCCCCTGA
- a CDS encoding 2-phosphosulfolactate phosphatase, which produces MRLRVDLLPHGNYPDVVVIIDVLRATTTAVTYLERGADALLLTATPEIALNLRTEGSPYLLGGERGGLPIPGFDFGNSPVEAAGQNFTGKTVVMNTTNGTGAAHTAAQSGKHIFLAALTNAHAAARRARAAATEEIAIVCAGTDEHVGLEDVYAAGVLAEYLLAMGEFSIDDGARIALTVRRNGGNPLEALGSSGHGQHLMRLGLGEDVRAAAGLSTSTIVPTLIPEGAPDGTLKFTAG; this is translated from the coding sequence ATGCGCCTGAGGGTCGACCTCCTCCCACACGGCAACTACCCGGACGTCGTGGTCATCATTGACGTGCTGCGCGCCACCACCACCGCTGTCACGTACCTCGAACGCGGCGCGGACGCCCTGCTGCTCACCGCCACCCCCGAGATCGCCCTGAACCTCCGCACCGAGGGCAGCCCCTACCTGCTCGGCGGAGAACGCGGCGGCCTGCCCATCCCTGGCTTCGACTTCGGCAACAGCCCCGTCGAGGCCGCCGGGCAGAACTTCACCGGCAAGACGGTCGTCATGAACACCACCAACGGCACCGGCGCCGCCCACACCGCCGCGCAGAGCGGCAAGCACATCTTCCTGGCTGCCCTGACGAACGCGCACGCCGCCGCCCGCCGCGCCCGCGCCGCCGCCACCGAGGAAATCGCCATCGTCTGCGCCGGCACCGACGAACACGTCGGCCTGGAGGACGTGTACGCCGCCGGGGTCCTCGCCGAGTACCTGCTCGCCATGGGTGAATTCAGCATCGACGACGGCGCCCGCATCGCCCTGACGGTCCGCCGCAACGGCGGCAACCCCCTGGAAGCCCTGGGCAGCAGCGGCCACGGCCAGCACCTCATGCGCTTGGGCCTGGGCGAGGACGTCCGCGCCGCCGCCGGACTGAGCACCAGCACCATCGTCCCCACCCTGATCCCCGAGGGCGCCCCGGACGGCACCCTGAAATTCACCGCTGGGTGA
- the rpe gene encoding ribulose-phosphate 3-epimerase encodes MTADTPEARRVKLAPSILASDFARLGDELRAIESADWAHVDVMDGQFVPNISFGLPILAAARAASPLFMDVHLMIERPERYLRDFADAGADGLTVHVESTAHVHRAVQQIRELGKKAGVTLNPGTPLETLRPVLADVDLVLIMSVNPGFGGQKFIPHSLERIRTVRRWLDETGSAAELQVDGGVSATNARAVVAAGASNLVAGSAVFGKDGAQAGLERLREALK; translated from the coding sequence GTGACCGCCGACACCCCCGAAGCGAGGCGCGTGAAGCTCGCGCCGAGCATCCTCGCCAGTGATTTCGCCCGCCTGGGCGACGAACTCCGCGCCATCGAGAGCGCCGACTGGGCGCACGTGGACGTCATGGACGGCCAGTTCGTGCCCAACATCAGCTTCGGGCTGCCCATCCTGGCCGCCGCCCGCGCCGCCAGCCCGCTGTTCATGGACGTTCACCTCATGATCGAGCGGCCCGAACGGTACCTGCGCGACTTCGCCGACGCCGGCGCCGACGGCCTGACCGTGCATGTGGAGAGCACCGCGCATGTCCACCGCGCCGTGCAGCAGATCCGGGAACTGGGCAAGAAGGCGGGCGTCACCCTGAACCCCGGCACGCCCCTGGAGACCCTGCGGCCCGTGCTGGCCGACGTGGACCTCGTGCTCATCATGAGCGTCAACCCGGGCTTCGGCGGCCAGAAGTTCATCCCGCACAGCCTGGAGCGCATCCGCACCGTCCGCCGCTGGCTCGACGAGACCGGCAGCGCTGCCGAACTCCAGGTTGATGGGGGCGTCAGCGCTACGAACGCCCGCGCGGTCGTCGCCGCCGGGGCGAGCAACCTCGTCGCGGGCAGCGCCGTGTTCGGCAAGGACGGCGCGCAGGCCGGACTGGAACGCCTGCGCGAGGCCCTGAAATAA
- a CDS encoding YbhB/YbcL family Raf kinase inhibitor-like protein yields the protein MRHLHAAALTVPTLALAACAPTQMIGGANPMNAGLNPAQRLTVAQPAPTATAMGLSLTSPTFANGGAYPAAQVASGFGCSGPNTSPALNWSGVPTGTQSLVLTKYDPDAPTGSGFWHWAVFNIPASATGLAQGAGNPGGTLPAGATQLNNDGGQPGFIGACPPVGDPAHRYVFTLYALSSTLDLPAGTSPAALGFMLNGKVLAKTSLTAYYGR from the coding sequence ATGCGCCACCTGCACGCCGCCGCCCTGACCGTCCCCACCCTCGCCCTGGCCGCCTGCGCCCCCACCCAGATGATCGGCGGCGCCAACCCCATGAACGCCGGCCTGAACCCCGCCCAGCGACTCACCGTCGCGCAGCCCGCCCCCACCGCGACCGCCATGGGCCTGAGCCTCACCAGCCCCACCTTCGCCAATGGCGGCGCGTACCCCGCCGCGCAGGTCGCGAGCGGCTTCGGGTGCAGCGGCCCCAACACCAGCCCCGCCCTGAACTGGAGCGGTGTGCCCACCGGCACGCAGTCCCTGGTGCTCACCAAGTACGACCCGGACGCCCCCACCGGCAGCGGCTTCTGGCACTGGGCCGTGTTCAACATTCCCGCCAGCGCCACCGGCCTCGCGCAGGGCGCAGGCAATCCCGGCGGCACCCTGCCCGCCGGGGCCACGCAGCTGAACAACGACGGCGGGCAGCCCGGCTTCATCGGGGCGTGCCCCCCGGTCGGCGATCCCGCCCACCGCTACGTGTTCACGCTGTACGCCCTGAGCAGCACCCTCGACCTGCCCGCCGGCACGAGCCCCGCCGCGCTGGGCTTCATGCTGAACGGCAAGGTGCTCGCCAAGACCAGCCTGACCGCCTACTACGGCCGCTGA